In Chloroflexaceae bacterium, the following proteins share a genomic window:
- a CDS encoding SDR family oxidoreductase, whose protein sequence is MEPQRVALVTGSRKGLGKFIAEQLLDRGYQVVGCSREPADWERAGYWHLCADVSDEQQVQRLLSQIRQRFGRLDVTINNAGVASMNHALLIPAATVNQVMEINVRGAFLVSRESARLMRKRQYGRIVNLTTVAVPLSLEGESIYVASKSAVEALTRVLSRELAPFGITVNAVGPTPVETDLIRNVPRDKIEEIVNRLAIKRLGQPADVFNVVEFFIRPESDYITGQIIYLGGA, encoded by the coding sequence ATGGAACCGCAACGTGTCGCGCTGGTAACCGGAAGTCGCAAGGGGCTGGGCAAGTTTATTGCTGAACAGTTGCTCGACCGCGGCTACCAGGTGGTGGGATGCAGCCGCGAGCCTGCCGACTGGGAACGCGCGGGCTACTGGCATCTCTGCGCCGATGTCAGTGATGAGCAGCAGGTGCAACGGTTACTGAGCCAGATCCGCCAGCGCTTTGGCCGGCTCGACGTTACGATCAACAATGCCGGCGTCGCTTCGATGAACCATGCTCTGCTGATCCCCGCCGCAACGGTCAACCAGGTCATGGAGATCAACGTGCGCGGCGCCTTCCTGGTGTCGCGTGAGAGCGCCCGCTTGATGCGCAAGCGCCAGTACGGGCGGATCGTTAATCTGACCACCGTGGCCGTTCCGCTGTCGCTGGAGGGCGAGTCGATTTACGTGGCTTCAAAGAGCGCCGTTGAGGCGCTGACGCGGGTCCTGAGCCGCGAACTGGCGCCGTTTGGCATTACGGTGAACGCCGTCGGTCCCACGCCGGTGGAGACCGATCTGATCCGCAACGTTCCTCGCGACAAAATTGAGGAAATTGTGAACCGGCTGGCGATCAAACGGCTTGGTCAGCCAGCCGATGTGTTCAATGTGGTGGAGTTTTTTATCCGGCCAGAGAGCGACTACATTACCGGCCAGATCATCTATCTGGGAGGAGCCTGA
- a CDS encoding 4'-phosphopantetheinyl transferase superfamily protein produces the protein MSITMGIDLTDIAPFARLLDRHGARFLDRIYTPREQKQCGREAALLACLFAAKEAVAKVLGTGLNYLAATGVDLREMEIIAAGPRGPSQVWLHGAARIRAAELALHEWSVSFAHSRTYALAMVIAWPGAGGFRRSQNSQNNL, from the coding sequence ATGTCTATTACGATGGGGATCGACCTGACCGATATCGCCCCCTTTGCCCGCTTGCTCGACCGGCACGGCGCGCGGTTCCTCGACCGCATCTACACCCCCCGCGAGCAGAAGCAGTGCGGTCGGGAGGCGGCGCTGCTGGCCTGCCTCTTCGCCGCAAAAGAGGCGGTCGCCAAGGTGCTCGGAACCGGGTTGAACTACCTGGCCGCCACCGGAGTCGATCTTCGCGAGATGGAAATTATCGCTGCAGGCCCGCGCGGGCCGTCTCAAGTGTGGTTGCATGGCGCAGCGCGGATCCGCGCCGCTGAACTGGCGTTACACGAGTGGTCGGTAAGTTTCGCCCACTCGCGCACCTATGCGCTGGCCATGGTCATCGCCTGGCCGGGAGCAGGAGGCTTCAGGAGGTCGCAAAACTCGCAGAATAACCTTTGA
- a CDS encoding fatty acid--CoA ligase family protein, translated as MGCLTWLFERFAREPERNFIIWRDQPYTYAWLTEHIREWETRLDAADVAPGTVVAIEGDYSPHVVALMLALIERGTILVPLTASVEVHKEEFKQIAEVQVVIAIDRNEQSSISRRPTEVTNELTRKLIASGDPGLVLFSSGSTGKSKAALHNFTNLLEKFKTPRHSMVTLTFLLLDHIGGINTLLYVLSNTGCVVTVEDRDPDKVCAAIERHRVEVLPTSPTFLNLLLISEAYKRHDLSSLKRVTYGTEPMPEHTLRRIHEILPHAELLQTYGLSEIGIMRSKSRSSDSLWVKVGGEDFETKIQDGTLWIKARSAMLGYLNAPSPFDADGWFNTGDAVEVDGEYIRILGRTSEIINVGGQKVYPAEVESVLLQMPNVRDVAVTGESNPITGQIVVARFNLFEPEDAAQFRKRVRDFCRDRMAAFKIPAKILIVENAQYSQRFKKMRRQPAATGGITNEPQ; from the coding sequence ATGGGTTGCCTGACGTGGTTGTTCGAGCGTTTCGCCAGAGAACCTGAGCGAAACTTCATCATCTGGCGCGATCAACCCTACACCTATGCGTGGCTCACGGAACATATCCGCGAGTGGGAAACGCGCCTTGATGCCGCCGATGTAGCACCGGGAACGGTCGTGGCGATTGAGGGCGATTATTCGCCCCACGTCGTTGCCCTGATGCTGGCGCTTATCGAGCGGGGAACGATCCTTGTTCCGCTGACCGCCAGCGTCGAGGTCCACAAAGAGGAGTTCAAGCAGATCGCCGAGGTGCAGGTGGTGATTGCAATTGACCGCAATGAGCAGAGCAGCATCAGTCGCCGCCCCACCGAAGTGACGAACGAACTGACCCGTAAACTGATTGCCAGTGGCGATCCGGGCCTGGTGCTCTTCTCCTCTGGCTCGACCGGCAAGAGCAAAGCCGCGCTGCACAACTTCACCAATCTGCTGGAGAAGTTCAAAACGCCCCGCCACTCGATGGTCACCCTGACCTTCCTCCTGCTTGATCACATCGGGGGCATCAACACCCTGCTCTATGTACTCTCCAACACCGGCTGCGTCGTCACGGTGGAGGACCGCGACCCCGACAAGGTCTGCGCGGCCATTGAACGGCATCGGGTGGAAGTGTTGCCCACCTCGCCCACCTTTCTCAACCTGTTGCTGATCTCCGAAGCCTACAAGCGGCACGATCTCTCCTCGCTCAAACGGGTCACCTACGGCACCGAGCCGATGCCCGAGCATACCCTCCGACGCATCCACGAGATCCTGCCCCACGCAGAACTGCTGCAAACCTATGGCCTGTCGGAGATCGGCATCATGCGCTCCAAGTCGCGCAGCTCGGACTCCCTCTGGGTCAAAGTTGGCGGCGAAGATTTCGAAACGAAGATCCAGGACGGCACGCTGTGGATCAAGGCGCGCTCCGCGATGCTCGGCTATCTGAACGCGCCCTCGCCCTTTGACGCCGACGGCTGGTTCAACACCGGCGATGCAGTCGAGGTGGACGGCGAGTACATCCGCATCCTGGGACGCACGTCGGAGATCATCAATGTCGGCGGCCAGAAGGTGTATCCGGCCGAGGTGGAGAGCGTCCTGCTCCAGATGCCTAATGTGCGCGATGTGGCCGTGACCGGTGAATCCAATCCGATAACCGGGCAGATTGTCGTTGCACGCTTCAACCTGTTCGAGCCGGAGGATGCGGCGCAGTTCCGCAAGCGGGTGCGCGATTTTTGCCGTGACCGCATGGCCGCGTTCAAGATCCCGGCCAAGATCCTGATCGTCGAGAACGCACAGTACAGCCAGCGCTTTAAGAAGATGCGCCGTCAACCGGCGGCTACAGGAGGAATCACGAATGAACCGCAGTGA
- a CDS encoding acyl carrier protein, translating to MNRSDVMDLIVTTLRDLLAGDPARAGLPIEESTRLYGPEGLLDSLRLVSLVLDLEQEINARLDTAITIADSRAMSQQRSPFRSVGSLADYIVRLLAEEHQQAA from the coding sequence ATGAACCGCAGTGACGTGATGGACCTGATCGTGACAACCCTGCGGGATCTGCTGGCCGGCGACCCGGCCAGAGCCGGCCTGCCGATCGAGGAAAGCACCCGGCTCTATGGCCCCGAGGGCCTGCTGGACTCGCTGCGCCTGGTGAGCCTGGTGCTCGACCTGGAGCAGGAGATCAATGCTCGGCTGGACACCGCCATCACCATCGCCGACAGCCGGGCCATGTCGCAGCAGCGCAGCCCCTTCCGCAGCGTCGGCAGTCTGGCCGATTACATTGTGCGCCTCCTGGCCGAGGAGCACCAGCAGGCAGCCTGA
- a CDS encoding ketoacyl-ACP synthase III encodes MNSAITAVHYCVPRQRLTHAELVERFGAQHMEAIVKMSGIRERRVVAPGETAADLAYWAARRLLDDRQIDPASIDLLIFASQTGDYQVPATACVLHERLGLSQNCAAFDIGMGCSSYPYSLSVAHSMLAAGLARKALVLVAEALTPYIHPQDRALAPLFGDGAAATLLEPINGSGGFLGFLLGTDGSGYRSIIMPASGARMPRTAETRREQTDETGIVRTQEHLHMDGPAVFFFSVQHVPKMIRLALERFQCTLDDVDLVLLHQANKTMVDQIYRALKVPPEKRFYWMEELGNTSGASTAILLAEAARQGRLQPGMRVLLAAFGNGLSWGVTAFEWNERAAVVQAPIEPGVADE; translated from the coding sequence ATGAACTCCGCGATTACGGCTGTTCACTACTGTGTGCCGCGCCAGCGTCTGACGCACGCTGAACTGGTTGAGCGCTTCGGCGCGCAGCACATGGAAGCGATTGTGAAAATGTCGGGAATCCGTGAGCGGCGCGTCGTCGCGCCGGGTGAGACGGCCGCCGACCTGGCCTACTGGGCCGCGCGGCGCCTGCTCGATGACCGGCAGATTGACCCGGCGAGCATTGATCTGCTGATCTTCGCCTCCCAGACCGGCGACTATCAGGTGCCGGCAACTGCGTGCGTGCTCCACGAACGCCTGGGCCTGAGCCAGAACTGCGCCGCCTTCGACATCGGGATGGGCTGCTCCAGCTACCCTTACAGCCTGAGCGTGGCCCACAGCATGCTGGCGGCCGGCCTGGCGCGCAAGGCCCTGGTGCTGGTCGCCGAAGCCCTCACACCCTACATTCACCCTCAGGATCGGGCGCTGGCGCCCCTCTTCGGCGATGGGGCCGCGGCAACCTTGCTTGAACCGATCAATGGGTCAGGCGGCTTTCTGGGCTTCCTGCTGGGGACAGACGGCAGCGGTTACCGCAGTATTATTATGCCCGCTTCGGGCGCACGCATGCCCCGCACGGCCGAGACGCGCCGCGAGCAGACCGATGAGACGGGCATTGTGCGCACGCAGGAGCACCTGCATATGGACGGCCCGGCGGTCTTCTTCTTTTCGGTTCAGCATGTTCCGAAGATGATCCGGCTGGCACTGGAGCGTTTCCAGTGTACCCTCGATGATGTTGATCTGGTGTTGCTGCACCAGGCCAACAAGACGATGGTTGATCAGATCTATCGGGCGCTCAAGGTGCCGCCGGAGAAGCGTTTTTACTGGATGGAGGAACTCGGCAACACCTCGGGCGCATCAACGGCCATTCTTCTGGCCGAGGCGGCGCGCCAGGGCAGGCTCCAGCCGGGAATGCGCGTGCTGCTCGCGGCTTTTGGCAACGGGCTGTCGTGGGGTGTGACGGCGTTTGAGTGGAACGAACGCGCTGCAGTCGTCCAGGCGCCAATCGAGCCGGGTGTAGCGGACGAGTAA